In the genome of Synechococcus sp. UW179A, the window CCAGGTGCGCTGGCGCCGGCCGGTCCCGGATGTTTGGTTGCGCATCGATCAGCTCGAGCCTTTTTCCTGAGAATTCAGCGACTCCTCAACTGTGGAGACTGCTGCGGGCAAGGATTGAACAGCTTCAGGAAGTCGCCAGATGGCGCCACCAAGAACAGCAGAGAGCGATTCAAGACTTACCAGAATTGGGTGCCGCCCATGTCGCCCAAGTGCCGCTGAGGCCACCGAAGAAGCAGACCAGGGATTCCAGCCCGCAAGCAGCACCACACTGCGATATGCGCTGGGCCAGGGACTGTCAGGATGCGAGTTCTCCAACCGCTCGAAATGGTGAGCGGCCTCAGCGGGCCTATTGGTCAAGACCGCCAGCAGGGCCAGAGTCCAGCGAGCAGAATCATCGGATGGATCCTGATTCAGGCGTTCAATAGCCGCCCGCCGCAGCGGTGCTCGATAACTGAAATGACCGTCAAGCATGTGTTCGATCGCCACACTGCTGAAGACGGGATCGAGCCCTGCAGGTCCTTGGGACAGTCCTGCAGCGAGCTGGGGAAAACGCTGTTCGAATCCAACAGGAGACTCTGAATCAATGCGTCGCTTCCAGAGCGAGTAACTGCCTCCCTTTGGACGCGGAAACACCTCCACCTCCTCAAAGACCCCGCTCTCACGCACAGCCTGATCCAGAGAACTCGCAGGCCTGCGCACCGAGCCCTGGTCACCTTCGGCAAGCAGGACCCAGTTGGCATGGGCGAGCACAGGCTGAATGTGATCGATGCTGCCGCCGAGCTGGCGACCCACCAACCGTCCCCCGTTGCGGCGACCGTAGTAACTCACATTGTGCTGATTGAGATCAGGAGTGCTGGGAACAACGATCAACGTGTTGGGCTCCGCGACGGGATCCGCTCCACCAGCTCTCTCAACGATCGATTGAAGAGGATGACGGTTGCGGGGGCGCAGACGTGCGGACTGGGCAGTCCATGCCGGTGCGATCGCGACCAGTGCTCCCGCAGTGAGAGCCAATCCAGGCAGCCAGGCTGATCGAGAAGGCCAGCGTTGCTGGATCCACACCCCCCACTGCCACCAGCCGCGGCTCAGCACAATCAGCAACGGCGGCAACAAAGGGGCGAGGTAACGGGCGTCCTTGTTGGGGCTGAGATTGGTGACCAACCAGCCAAGAAAGAGCGTTCCCACCAACCAGCTCCAGGCATCGCCTCGATCCTGTTGATGGCTCATCGTTGCCATTCGAGGCCTGAAGTGCATCACGACCAGCAACACAAGGCCTGCCAAACCGATCCACAGCAGTGCCGAGCCGATCTGAAGAGGCACCTGACGCAAATACCAGAGCCAGCCCGACAAGCTGAAGACCCCGGGATCACCTTCACGAGCCGCAGACTCAATCACAGCTCGATTGGTGCCACCGAGGGTCGTAATCCAGTTGTGCCGAAGCCAGGGGAACACTGAGATCAGAACCAGAATCAGTCCTGCCAGCGCCTGCCGTCGACGGCCTCGCCCGATGCGTTGAGCGGCAACCAGTGACCAAGCCAGAGCGGGAAGCAGCACCAGCAGAGCGCTCTGTTTCACCAGCAGTGACAACGCCACCGCAAGGGCAGCGAGCCATGCCTGCCACCATTGGCCGCCGCCACGAGGACTCCACCAGGCACCCAGACGCCAGAGCGCTAATGTGACCATGGCGGTCAAAGGCAGCTCAAGCACGTAGTCGGTCCTGAGTTCCAGCAGCATCGGTGCCAAGGCCACAGCCGCGGCAGCCAGCAAAGCGAATCCCCTGGCTGATTCTCTTGGGCGCAGGAGCTGAAGTGCCCAACCGGCACTTGAGAACAGCAGCAAAGCATTCCAGAGGCTCAACGTCCATGCCGCCTGGGCGGGAGCATCGCCAGCCGCGGCCATCACCGTGCCGTTCACCAACGATGCCAACGGGGGAATCTTGGGCGAGAGGTCGAGGAGAGCATTCCACCCTTGCCAACCGCCTCCGGCCAAAACACCGAGAGCACGGCCATGGTCAAGCGCGCTATTGAGGTAATCCGCCTGATCCCAGGAGGGCAAGCCAGCGTGATGGCCCCACCACAAACGATCAGCAACGGTGGACAGCAGCCAGACCAGGATCAGGAAAACACGGAACGGCCCGGCACTCATCAACCGATCTCCAACCTGCGCCTTTCTTGCTGAAGACGCTGGCGCCGTTGACGTGCCTCCCGCAGCATCTCCCGACCGTCATGGAGATAGCTATCGACATAACCCATCGTGTAACGCTCCAGCTCCGCAACGGCATCCTCCACCTGAGAGAGGCAGTGATAAACGCTCAAACCAAAGCCACGGGCCGACGGCGGAGTGGGCAAGGACTGAAACAGGTTCTTGACCTTGTCCAAACGGTTTCGGCTCTGCTCCAGATAAGTGCAAAACGCCTCCATCAGATCATCGTCATAGGGATCGGCTGAAAGAGCTTTCAATTCCGCAGCGAAAGGATTAATCACCTGCCCGAGCAGACGATCAATCGGGGCGTAAACCTTCTGCAGCCACGTGGACAATGCCTGGTCTTCGCTAGCTCCCTGGCCTGATGCATGCCGTGCCGCCTGACTGGCTCTGGCATTGCGGGCCCCACGGGCTCGTGCTTCCTCGCGGACGGACTGCGGGGATCCCTGCTCACGATCAAAGCAACGCCTGGCCTCCG includes:
- a CDS encoding J domain-containing protein, whose protein sequence is MSPAFSNRSDHPQDPYEVLEVTSNATQAELKAAYRRLVKQHHPDAGGDEERILALNAAWEQLGDPEARRCFDREQGSPQSVREEARARGARNARASQAARHASGQGASEDQALSTWLQKVYAPIDRLLGQVINPFAAELKALSADPYDDDLMEAFCTYLEQSRNRLDKVKNLFQSLPTPPSARGFGLSVYHCLSQVEDAVAELERYTMGYVDSYLHDGREMLREARQRRQRLQQERRRLEIG
- a CDS encoding phospholipid carrier-dependent glycosyltransferase, with the translated sequence MSAGPFRVFLILVWLLSTVADRLWWGHHAGLPSWDQADYLNSALDHGRALGVLAGGGWQGWNALLDLSPKIPPLASLVNGTVMAAAGDAPAQAAWTLSLWNALLLFSSAGWALQLLRPRESARGFALLAAAAVALAPMLLELRTDYVLELPLTAMVTLALWRLGAWWSPRGGGQWWQAWLAALAVALSLLVKQSALLVLLPALAWSLVAAQRIGRGRRRQALAGLILVLISVFPWLRHNWITTLGGTNRAVIESAAREGDPGVFSLSGWLWYLRQVPLQIGSALLWIGLAGLVLLVVMHFRPRMATMSHQQDRGDAWSWLVGTLFLGWLVTNLSPNKDARYLAPLLPPLLIVLSRGWWQWGVWIQQRWPSRSAWLPGLALTAGALVAIAPAWTAQSARLRPRNRHPLQSIVERAGGADPVAEPNTLIVVPSTPDLNQHNVSYYGRRNGGRLVGRQLGGSIDHIQPVLAHANWVLLAEGDQGSVRRPASSLDQAVRESGVFEEVEVFPRPKGGSYSLWKRRIDSESPVGFEQRFPQLAAGLSQGPAGLDPVFSSVAIEHMLDGHFSYRAPLRRAAIERLNQDPSDDSARWTLALLAVLTNRPAEAAHHFERLENSHPDSPWPSAYRSVVLLAGWNPWSASSVASAALGRHGRHPILVSLESLSAVLGGAIWRLPEAVQSLPAAVSTVEESLNSQEKGSS